The following proteins come from a genomic window of Amaranthus tricolor cultivar Red isolate AtriRed21 chromosome 14, ASM2621246v1, whole genome shotgun sequence:
- the LOC130800183 gene encoding plant intracellular Ras-group-related LRR protein 9-like yields MNSTMDPNPTNFPILSYVMARLPASISSLRSSAYSSSSHDIEQPPILPSSSSSSAQFNDPLVESMPHLKDPKIVSAMTEAVSEIAQTRSILQALGERPDHESIDIAKSKVSEIESVLASQLEEIALSSRSPDVDKEKEKLEREKTMYKAVVQLDEMHDAYEKLLRSAEEKLMKVYDSAVREKKEGGEEDTIVEEVNEEVVAILKDENVEKIDLSGRKLRIIPEAFGKLRHLLVLNLSSNQLQCIPDSVAGLESLEELNLSSNSLQSLPDSIGLLLNLKIINVSGNKLTALPDSICYCKSLVELDASFNNLAYLPTNIGLELVNLTKLSVQYNKIRSLPTSVGEMKSLQHLDVHFNELHGLPLTVAKLKNLITLNLSGNFSDLKELPETFSELINLEELDLSNNQIHALPDTFGKLEKLKKLNLDQNPIVIPPVMIVNAGIEAVRLFMTKRYSDLLLEEEERRKQQMQAGQETGWLKRSVSKINDVVTKASEYLGSPRSPQDPILDQQL; encoded by the exons ATGAATTCCACCATGGATCCAAACCCTACGAACTTTCCAATCCTTTCATACGTCATGGCACGACTTCCTGCATCAATTTCATCTCTTCGTTCTTCAGCATATTCATCTTCTTCGCACGACATCGAACAACCTCCAATTTtaccatcatcatcttcttcttcagcACAATTCAATGATCCTCTTGTTGAAAGTATGCCGCATCTCAAAGATCCGAAGATTGTTTCTGCCATGACTGAAGCTGTTTCCGAGATTGCTCAAACTCGATCGATATTGCAAGCTTTAGGTGAACGTCCTGATCACGAATCCATTGATATTGCGAAATCGAAAGTTTCTGAAATTGAATCGGTTCTCGCTTCTCAGCTTGAGGAGATTGCGCTTTCTTCACGATCGCCTGATGTTGATAAAGAAAAGGAGAAATTGGAGAGGGAGAAGACGATGTATAAAGCTGTTGTTCAACTTGATGAAATGCATGATGCGTATGAGAAGTTGTTGAGGAGTGCTGAAGAAAAACTAATGAAGGTTTATGATTCTGCTGTTAGAGAGAAGAAAGAAGGAGGGGAGGAAGATACGATTGTTGAGGAAGTGAATGAAGAAGTTGTTGCGATTTTGAAGGATGAGAATGTTGAGAAGATTGATTTGTCAGGAAGGAAATTGAGGATTATTCCTGAAGCTTTTGGAAAACTTCGTCATCTTCTTGTTCTTAATTTGTCCAGCAATCAACTCCAG TGTATTCCTGACTCTGTAGCTGGACTGGAAAGTCTCGAAGAGTTAAATCTGTCCTCCAATTCTCTACAATCACTACCTGATTCCATTGGCCTACTGCTCAACTTGAAGATTATCAATGTTTCTGGTAACAAGCTGACTGCTCTCCCTGACAGCATCTGTTACTGCaa GTCACTGGTGGAACTGGATGCTAGTTTCAATAACCTCGCATACTTGCCAACTAACATAGGTTTGGAGTTAGTAAACTTGACAAAACTTTCGGTTCAATACAACAAGATCCGCTCACTTCCCACTTCCGTAGGAGAAATGAAATCTCTGCAACACTTAGATGTGCACTTCAATGAGCTTCATGGGCTTCCTCTTACGGTTGCCAAACTAAAGAATCTTATAACCCTAAATCTGAGTGGCAATTTCAGTGACTTGAAGGAGCTGCCTGAGACATTCAGTGAATTAATCAATCTTGAAGAACTGGACTTGAGCAACAATCAGATTCATGCACTCCCTGATACATTTGGCAAGCTGGAGAAGTTGAAAAAGCTCAATTTAGATCAAAACCCGATCGTCATTCCTCCCGTTATGATTGTGAATGCTGGGATTGAAGCCGTGAGGTTGTTCATGACTAAGAGATATAGTGATCTCCTattggaagaagaagaaagacgCAAGCAACAAATGCAAGCAGGACAAGAAACTGGATGGTTAAAAAGAAGTGTTTCTAAGATAAATGACGTTGTTACTAAAGCTTCGGAATATCTGGGATCTCCTCGAAGTCCCCAAGATCCTATCCTTGACCAGCAGCTATGA
- the LOC130800184 gene encoding transcription factor-like protein DPB, translating into MVPGNFQEDGERDPRGVTLSGAPTVSGKLVLTNGSVGSPSSQSGAGMATPARDNTALKLSHLEIHGDDSTSQGAAVSKKKKRGQRASGTDKSGRGLRQFSMKVCGKVESKGRTTYNEVADELVAEYANANNALGPNEQPGYDEKNIRRRVYDALNVLMAMDIISKDKKEIQWKGLPRTCLNDIEELKTQRTGLKNKIEKKAAYLQELEEQFVGYQNLIQRNQQLYGNGNAPTGGVALPFILVQTRPNATVEVEISEDMQLVHFDFNSTPFELHDDNYVLKQMRLCDKPLIDGEACTTLANTGEGPSIMADAYNLQTSEPCSPKPYRNQISQPLSPFKSYYPQTCTPPSPSITYQHQMPLPSRSNTTMKTATSPPLPGILKSRVQHER; encoded by the exons ATGGTACCTGGAAATTTTCAGGAAGATGGAGAGAGGGACCCCAGAGGAGTTACGCTGTCAGGGGCCCCTACTGTGTCAGGAAAGTTAGTATTAACTAATGGCAGTGTGGGATCACCCTCCAGCCAGAGTGGAGCTGGAATGGCAACACCAGCTCGTGACAATACTGCTCTTAAACTAAGCCATCTTGAGATTCACGGTGACGACTCCACATCTCAGGGCGCTGCTGT GagtaagaagaaaaaaagaggTCAACGTGCTTCTGGAACTGATAAAAGTGGTCGTGGACTTCGGCAGTTCAGTATGAAAG TTTGCGGAAAAGTGGAGAGCAAGGGAAGAACAACATACAATGAG GTAGCCGATGAACTAGTTGCTGAATATGCAAATGCAAATAATGCGCTTGGGCCTAATGAACAG CCAGGATATGATGAGAAAAATATTCGTCGGAGAGTGTACGATGCACTGAATGTTCTAATGGCTATGGATATAATTTCTAAGGATAAAAAGGAAATACAATGGAAAGGTTTACCTCGAACATGCTTAAATGATATTGAGGAGTTAAAG ACTCAGCGGACTGGACTGAAAAACAAGATAGAAAAGAAAGCTGCATACTTGCAGGAATTGGAAGAACaa TTTGTAGGATATCAAAATCTTATACAGCGTAATCAACAGTTGTATGGCAATGGGAATGCCCCTACTGGTGGTGTGGCTTTACCTTTTATCTTGGTTCAG ACTAGACCGAATGCTACTGTTGAAGTGGAAATATCAGAAGATATGCAGCTTGTACATTTTGATTTCAATAG TACCCCTTTTGAACTTCACGACGACAATTACGTTTTGAAGCAAATGCGACTTTGTGACAAACCTCTAATTGATGGCGAGGCTTGCACTACTCTAGCTAATACAGGCGAAGGTCCTAGCATCATGGCCGATGCATACAATCTTCAAACTTCTGAACCTTGTTCACCTAAACCGTATCGGAACCAAATTTCTCAGCCACTATCGCCGTTTAAATCATATTATCCTCAGACTTGTACTCCGCCATCACCATCAATTACATACCAACATCAAATGCCATTGCCTTCACGGTCAAATACAACTATGAAAACCGCCACATCTCCTCCTCTTCCCGGGATACTTAAATCCCGAGTGCAACATGAACGATAG
- the LOC130800185 gene encoding uncharacterized protein LOC130800185 encodes MKQNKQQEHHVHEHGINNTNQNLLEIYKTVAQAWHSHFNHAREATSEFDVRRRNFRGTPSRFKLELENMIKMKNENEAQDALWNFNQSLWDPYEIVAVSKRLESGLVLNCDFVDLKNIDEHMMVYKRKKESKNSLRSLFNMMSNSKRLNDNVGISNQTNK; translated from the coding sequence ATGAAGCAAAACAAGCAACAAGAGCATCATGTACATGAACATGGCATCAACAACACTAATCAAAACCTTCTTGAAATCTACAAAACGGTAGCTCAAGCTTGGCATAGTCATTTCAATCATGCTAGAGAAGCTACGAGCGAATTTGATGTTCGAAGGAGGAATTTTCGAGGGACACCTTCCAGGTTTAAACTCGAACTCGAAAATATGattaagatgaaaaatgaaaatgaagcgCAAGATGCATTGTGGAATTTTAATCAGTCTCTATGGGACCCATATGAGATCGTGGCTGTATCGAAAAGGTTGGAATCGGGGTTAGTTTTGAATTGTGATTTTGTTGATTTGAAGAATATAGATGAGCATATGATGgtttataagagaaaaaaagagaGTAAGAATAGTTTAAGAAGTTTGTTTAATATGATGTCTAATTCTAAGAGATTAAATGATAATGTTGGAATTTCTAATCAAACTAATAAATAG
- the LOC130800186 gene encoding 40S ribosomal protein S29 — protein MGHSNIWNSHPKSYGPGSRACRVCGNPHAIIRKYGLMCCRQCFRSNAKEIGFIKYR, from the exons ATGGGGCATTCTAACATCTGGAATTCTCACCCTAAGAGCTATGGCCCTGGATCTCGCGCTTG CCGTGTTTGTGGAAATCCTCACGCAATCATTCGCAAGTATGGATTGATGTGTTGCAGGCAATGCTTCCGTAGCAATGCTAAGGAGATTGGTTTCATCAAG TACCGCTGA